One stretch of Paenibacillus sp. AN1007 DNA includes these proteins:
- the cysS gene encoding cysteine--tRNA ligase, translating to MALQIYNTMSRTKEEFVPQEPGKVKMYVCGPTVYDYIHIGNARPVIFFDTVRGYLEQTGHEVNYVVNFTDVDDKLIRKAEQLGTDVPHVAEKFIAAYYADLEGLGIPKASSNPRVTENMPLIIDFIRELVDKGFAYENGGDVYYRTGKFENYGQLSKQNLQELQFGIRIGVDERKEHPEDFVLWKAAKPGEISWSSPWGDGRPGWHIECSAMAREYLGDTLDIHGGGQDLQFPHHECECAQSEAITGKPLANYWMHNGFIRIDNEKMSKSLGNGVLVKDLRSEYKREAIRYFMLSTHYRNPLNFTEDTMEQAQNSVERISNAVGNLKHRLSAVTVNQEVSAEFAARLEQIRQQYHEKMQDDFNTPDAITALFEWAAEANQLLQRDVVNAAAIHALLELFNELNAVLRIYTEVEPELLDEDIERLIAERVEARKSKNWARADEIRDELSAQGILLEDTAQGMRWRRK from the coding sequence ATGGCGCTGCAGATTTATAACACGATGAGTCGTACCAAAGAGGAGTTTGTACCACAAGAGCCTGGCAAAGTGAAAATGTATGTATGCGGACCAACCGTATACGACTACATCCATATTGGGAACGCACGTCCGGTGATCTTTTTCGACACCGTTCGCGGATATTTGGAGCAAACTGGACATGAAGTGAATTATGTCGTGAATTTTACGGATGTGGATGACAAACTGATTCGCAAAGCAGAGCAGCTGGGTACCGATGTTCCACATGTGGCAGAGAAATTTATTGCCGCTTATTATGCGGACCTTGAAGGACTTGGAATCCCTAAGGCCAGCAGTAATCCAAGAGTAACGGAGAATATGCCGCTGATTATTGATTTTATCCGTGAATTGGTTGACAAAGGTTTCGCATATGAGAATGGCGGTGACGTATATTATCGAACAGGCAAGTTCGAAAATTACGGTCAATTGTCGAAACAAAACCTGCAGGAACTGCAGTTTGGTATTCGGATCGGAGTAGATGAGCGAAAGGAGCATCCGGAAGATTTCGTGCTTTGGAAAGCAGCCAAGCCAGGCGAGATTTCCTGGTCCAGTCCTTGGGGAGACGGTCGTCCAGGCTGGCATATCGAGTGCTCTGCCATGGCAAGAGAATACCTTGGGGATACACTGGATATTCACGGCGGCGGACAGGATTTACAGTTCCCTCACCATGAGTGCGAATGCGCGCAGTCAGAAGCCATTACGGGCAAACCGCTCGCGAATTACTGGATGCATAACGGTTTTATTCGCATCGATAACGAGAAAATGTCGAAATCTCTCGGCAACGGTGTTCTCGTCAAAGACCTGCGCAGCGAGTACAAACGGGAAGCGATCCGTTACTTCATGCTGTCTACCCACTATCGTAACCCGCTCAATTTTACGGAAGATACAATGGAACAGGCGCAGAACAGCGTGGAGCGGATTTCCAACGCGGTAGGCAACCTGAAGCATCGTCTGAGTGCGGTGACTGTAAATCAGGAGGTTTCAGCTGAATTTGCAGCAAGATTAGAGCAGATTCGACAGCAGTATCACGAGAAAATGCAGGATGATTTCAATACACCGGATGCGATTACCGCGCTGTTTGAATGGGCTGCGGAAGCGAACCAGCTGCTGCAGCGGGATGTGGTTAATGCCGCTGCGATTCATGCACTGCTTGAACTGTTCAACGAACTGAATGCTGTGCTGCGAATCTATACAGAGGTTGAACCCGAGCTGCTGGATGAGGATATTGAACGATTGATCGCAGAGCGTGTGGAAGCACGTAAGTCGAAGAACTGGGCTCGTGCCGATGAAATTCGCGATGAGCTATCTGCCCAGGGTATCCTGCTGGAGGATACAGCACAGGGAATGAGATGGCGGCGCAAATGA
- a CDS encoding ribonuclease III domain-containing protein, translating to MSKEKEKILSASVEGSEEADQSTRTVPKNKADVLDGGWFPYPPSRPARLIPPIALAYIGDAVYEVAVRQYLLSKANMRPNHLHRSATKLVSAKAQSRILNSIEAELTAEELDIVRQGRNAKSGSVPKNADVLEYRHATAFECLIGYLYSSSQHDRMIQLIGLGIEQAEQASASAE from the coding sequence ATGAGCAAAGAGAAGGAAAAGATTTTGTCTGCATCTGTCGAAGGGTCTGAAGAGGCCGATCAGTCTACCCGGACTGTGCCAAAGAATAAGGCAGATGTACTGGATGGTGGATGGTTTCCTTATCCGCCTTCCAGACCTGCCCGGCTGATCCCGCCAATTGCACTGGCATACATTGGCGATGCTGTATATGAAGTTGCCGTGAGGCAGTATCTGTTATCCAAAGCAAACATGCGTCCTAATCATCTGCACCGAAGTGCAACCAAATTGGTATCTGCCAAAGCACAAAGCCGCATACTGAATAGTATTGAGGCTGAATTGACGGCAGAAGAACTGGATATTGTCCGGCAGGGACGAAATGCCAAGTCCGGCAGTGTTCCGAAGAATGCGGATGTGCTGGAGTACAGACATGCAACAGCATTTGAATGTCTGATCGGCTATCTGTACAGCAGCAGTCAGCATGATCGAATGATCCAGCTGATCGGACTCGGGATTGAGCAGGCGGAGCAGGCCTCTGCTTCAGCAGAATAA
- the rlmB gene encoding 23S rRNA (guanosine(2251)-2'-O)-methyltransferase RlmB, which yields MEEEWIAGKHSVTEALRSGRTINKIWIADTAQKHLTQPIIAEAKKQGIVIQHVDKRKLDQTVPGIQHQGVVAQAAPYAYAEVEDILDAAKSKNEQPFILLLDEIEDPHNLGSILRTADCTGAHGVIVPKRRSASVTATVSKTSAGAAEYVPVARVSNLAQTIDRLKEEGVWVVGTDVTAREAVFGNGVFTGPVALVIGNENKGMGRLIREKCDVLVKLPMQGQINSLNASVAAGVVMYEVLRSRQAQG from the coding sequence ATGGAAGAAGAATGGATTGCCGGTAAACACTCCGTAACGGAGGCGCTGCGGTCAGGCCGGACCATTAATAAAATATGGATCGCCGATACGGCGCAGAAACATCTAACGCAGCCGATCATTGCGGAGGCAAAAAAACAGGGGATTGTCATTCAGCATGTGGACAAGCGCAAGCTGGATCAGACGGTTCCCGGTATTCAGCATCAGGGTGTGGTTGCTCAGGCGGCGCCTTATGCCTATGCTGAGGTTGAAGATATTTTAGATGCAGCCAAGTCCAAGAATGAGCAGCCGTTTATTCTTTTGCTGGATGAGATTGAAGATCCCCATAATCTGGGCTCCATTCTGCGTACGGCAGACTGCACAGGAGCTCACGGTGTCATTGTTCCCAAACGGCGCTCAGCTTCAGTAACGGCAACCGTGTCCAAAACATCGGCAGGTGCAGCAGAGTATGTTCCTGTTGCCCGCGTAAGCAATCTGGCACAGACCATTGACCGTTTGAAAGAAGAGGGGGTATGGGTTGTAGGTACGGATGTTACTGCGCGTGAAGCTGTTTTTGGCAATGGTGTATTCACAGGTCCGGTAGCACTCGTGATCGGAAATGAGAACAAAGGCATGGGCCGTCTCATTCGTGAGAAATGTGACGTACTGGTCAAACTGCCGATGCAGGGTCAGATTAATTCCCTGAATGCCTCCGTGGCAGCGGGTGTTGTCATGTACGAGGTGCTTCGCTCCCGCCAAGCACAGGGATAG
- a CDS encoding NYN domain-containing protein, whose amino-acid sequence MADSRDVLLVDGYNMIGDWPELSKLAESGLEEARNRLLFRLADYQAFSGRRVIVVFDAYLVPGLGKSFTQSRVQVHFTKEKETADECIERLVRELSMRRRQIYVATSDMVEQHVIFGQGALRVSARELLIEVEQNEKELQQRLAEDQARSTRNTIGGKLSPDILKQFERWRRG is encoded by the coding sequence ATGGCTGATTCCCGTGATGTGCTTCTAGTAGACGGGTACAACATGATTGGTGACTGGCCGGAATTATCCAAGTTGGCAGAAAGCGGGCTGGAAGAGGCGAGGAACAGATTGCTCTTCCGGCTTGCGGACTATCAGGCTTTCTCCGGCCGCCGAGTCATTGTTGTGTTTGACGCTTACCTTGTGCCAGGACTCGGTAAATCCTTTACACAGAGCAGAGTTCAAGTTCATTTTACAAAGGAAAAAGAGACGGCAGACGAATGCATCGAGAGACTCGTTCGGGAACTAAGCATGCGAAGACGCCAAATCTATGTAGCAACCAGCGATATGGTAGAGCAACATGTCATCTTCGGACAGGGAGCGCTGCGTGTGTCCGCCAGAGAGCTGCTGATTGAAGTGGAGCAGAACGAAAAGGAGCTCCAGCAGCGGCTTGCGGAAGACCAAGCCAGATCAACACGTAATACAATCGGAGGGAAATTAAGCCCGGATATTTTGAAGCAGTTTGAACGCTGGAGACGAGGCTGA
- the sigH gene encoding RNA polymerase sporulation sigma factor SigH: MSVDLKDIMLSKYDYQSDEDIVEAVREGESEALEFLINKYRNFVRAKARSYFLIGADREDIIQEGMIGLYKSIRDFKGDKLASFKAFAELCITRQIITAIKTATRQKHIPLNSYVSLDKPIYDEESDRTLLDVICGTQVSDPEELIINQEEFVGLEDKMSEILSDLERKVLMLYLDGRSYQEIAVDLDRHVKSIDNALQRVKRKLEKYLEVRDN, encoded by the coding sequence GTGAGTGTCGACCTCAAAGATATCATGTTATCCAAGTATGATTACCAAAGTGACGAAGACATTGTCGAAGCGGTCCGTGAAGGCGAAAGCGAAGCGCTGGAGTTTTTGATCAACAAGTATCGCAACTTTGTACGCGCCAAGGCAAGATCTTATTTTTTGATCGGAGCTGACCGGGAAGATATTATTCAAGAAGGAATGATTGGCCTTTACAAATCGATTCGTGATTTCAAAGGGGACAAGCTTGCTTCTTTCAAGGCTTTTGCCGAACTGTGCATTACAAGACAGATCATTACGGCGATCAAGACAGCCACACGTCAGAAGCATATTCCGCTTAATTCTTATGTATCTCTGGATAAGCCCATTTATGATGAAGAGTCTGATCGTACGTTACTCGATGTGATTTGTGGAACTCAGGTCAGTGATCCGGAGGAACTAATTATTAACCAGGAAGAATTTGTGGGCCTGGAAGATAAAATGTCCGAGATTTTAAGTGACCTGGAACGTAAAGTGCTGATGTTGTATCTGGACGGGAGATCTTATCAAGAAATTGCAGTGGATCTGGACCGTCATGTGAAGTCCATTGATAATGCCTTGCAGCGCGTGAAGCGCAAACTTGAAAAGTACCTGGAAGTTCGAGATAATTGA
- the rpmG gene encoding 50S ribosomal protein L33, whose amino-acid sequence MRVIITLACTNCKQRNYTTTKNKRNHPDRMEMKKFCKFCNEQTSHRETR is encoded by the coding sequence ATGCGGGTAATTATTACTTTGGCTTGTACGAACTGCAAACAAAGAAATTACACTACGACAAAAAACAAGCGTAATCACCCCGACCGCATGGAGATGAAGAAATTTTGCAAGTTTTGTAACGAGCAGACTTCTCATCGCGAAACCAGATAG